A region of Paenimyroides aestuarii DNA encodes the following proteins:
- a CDS encoding beta strand repeat-containing protein — MKKLLLSACVAFAMLATTNTFAQQGFGTNIPDKSAAVDVVSSKRGMLIPRLNLVATDNQSPVTEIPAQSLLVYNQATAGAGATAVTPGFYYWDTNRWVRIVSTTSEKITKVVAGTNVQVDSSVSADGITTTYTVGVAEGTQGQVLVTVENPTTNELESKWVDASAFISGVNGITITPVTNPTTGAVTNEIGIGGTLTDTSGTEIVTDPTTGKTLAITGLEVLDTTGFDPATQNIMVMGTDGILKQVAPKTLIEDAIAADNLTAKELSSVGGIISLNGADTAIANSLLKDVELGVNNRSIGPEKLNPGAATVGQIATVVDNAGTTEVQYQNPSTAIGKTLTTDNIIGVGADNTAASNATANQLDGAVLTPTYLKIKDDAITAQQIAPDAVGASELADNSVASENIINGAVENADLAEGSVSANKMTSTVTDATGAVTATAPANTVPTANGTGGVTYQTIAAAAGEDLTTDGKIVVGDNTSNITSLENAVLVATRLSIKQGSIGNVELTDGAVTADKMQSKDAATGANVDAGMIPTADGSGGVSYETVADAAGKTLTGSGITVTAGTTVGTDTSVAKSVLADVTLGIADNAITSEKILNGTIEAEDIQAPGSTTNTGGTVNQVMVTNSNGEVAWINQSALANKDNYIFEAPLAKDAGTANANGGTDYEVSIATASATSLGVVKQSAATGEEITIAADGSLSVNESNVVLSGDVTGPLNDTNVAAIQGTAVSATAPTANQVMTFNNTTNEWTPTAPTSLVLVDNGISKATDGDIILGGTLNEAATVIKTAGASNTLAVEGLIVPTAASEVMYAEGATGVLRKAVRSIAVDVTASQTVTAIAGYNSFVQEITISATIGASEDIDITLPTPSADNKGQVVNVKIANTSEPDYYLNIRETGGTTLTYGSLPYQGWIVKSNGTAWEVVGRN; from the coding sequence ATGAAAAAATTATTACTATCAGCATGTGTTGCTTTTGCAATGTTAGCAACAACAAATACGTTTGCACAGCAAGGTTTTGGAACCAATATACCAGATAAATCTGCAGCGGTTGATGTGGTTTCGTCGAAGCGCGGTATGTTAATTCCACGTTTAAATTTAGTAGCAACCGATAATCAATCACCTGTTACAGAAATTCCTGCACAGTCATTATTAGTGTATAACCAAGCTACTGCGGGCGCGGGAGCAACAGCAGTTACACCAGGTTTTTATTATTGGGATACCAATAGATGGGTGCGTATAGTATCAACCACATCAGAAAAAATCACCAAAGTTGTTGCAGGTACAAATGTACAAGTCGATTCTTCGGTTTCAGCAGATGGCATCACAACCACTTATACAGTTGGCGTGGCAGAAGGTACCCAAGGGCAAGTTTTGGTAACGGTTGAAAATCCAACAACAAATGAATTAGAATCAAAATGGGTAGATGCCTCTGCATTTATTAGCGGTGTAAACGGAATTACAATTACTCCCGTAACCAACCCAACTACGGGTGCTGTGACTAATGAAATTGGAATAGGTGGTACATTAACCGATACTTCGGGTACAGAAATTGTAACAGATCCAACTACAGGAAAAACATTAGCTATTACTGGTTTAGAAGTTTTAGATACAACAGGTTTTGATCCAGCAACACAAAACATCATGGTGATGGGAACAGATGGTATCTTAAAGCAAGTTGCTCCAAAAACGTTGATTGAAGATGCTATTGCAGCAGATAATTTAACAGCGAAAGAACTTTCAAGCGTTGGTGGAATTATTTCATTAAACGGTGCCGATACAGCCATTGCAAACAGCTTGTTAAAAGATGTGGAATTAGGAGTTAACAACCGATCAATCGGTCCGGAAAAATTAAATCCTGGAGCGGCAACAGTGGGTCAAATTGCAACAGTTGTTGACAATGCGGGAACCACCGAAGTGCAATACCAAAATCCTTCCACAGCAATTGGTAAAACGTTAACAACCGATAATATCATTGGCGTGGGGGCAGACAATACTGCCGCTTCTAATGCCACAGCCAACCAATTAGACGGTGCTGTACTTACACCAACATATTTAAAAATTAAGGACGATGCCATCACAGCGCAACAAATTGCACCAGATGCAGTTGGGGCTTCAGAGTTGGCAGATAATTCAGTAGCATCTGAAAACATTATTAATGGAGCAGTAGAAAATGCTGATTTAGCAGAAGGATCGGTATCAGCAAATAAAATGACATCTACGGTGACCGATGCAACAGGTGCAGTTACTGCAACCGCTCCGGCAAACACCGTTCCAACAGCAAATGGAACAGGAGGAGTAACCTATCAAACCATTGCAGCTGCAGCCGGTGAAGATTTAACAACCGATGGTAAAATTGTTGTAGGCGATAATACTTCTAATATAACTTCTTTAGAAAATGCCGTTTTGGTAGCAACCCGATTAAGTATTAAACAAGGTTCAATAGGCAATGTGGAATTAACAGATGGAGCTGTTACTGCAGATAAAATGCAATCTAAAGATGCAGCAACAGGTGCAAATGTAGATGCAGGGATGATTCCAACAGCAGATGGCTCAGGTGGTGTATCTTATGAAACAGTTGCAGATGCAGCAGGGAAAACCTTAACAGGATCTGGAATTACCGTTACTGCGGGAACAACAGTGGGAACAGATACTTCAGTAGCTAAAAGTGTATTGGCCGATGTAACCTTAGGAATAGCCGATAACGCCATTACATCTGAAAAAATACTAAACGGTACCATTGAGGCAGAAGATATACAAGCGCCAGGTTCTACAACCAATACAGGTGGTACAGTAAACCAAGTGATGGTTACCAATTCCAATGGAGAGGTTGCTTGGATTAATCAAAGTGCGTTAGCCAATAAAGATAATTACATTTTTGAAGCACCATTGGCAAAAGATGCAGGAACAGCAAATGCAAACGGCGGCACCGATTATGAGGTGAGTATTGCAACAGCTTCGGCTACTAGTTTAGGTGTTGTAAAACAATCGGCGGCTACTGGCGAAGAAATAACCATTGCAGCAGACGGCTCACTATCCGTTAATGAAAGTAATGTTGTTTTATCTGGCGATGTAACCGGACCTTTAAACGACACCAACGTAGCTGCAATTCAAGGAACAGCAGTATCAGCAACAGCACCAACTGCAAATCAGGTGATGACTTTTAACAACACTACAAACGAGTGGACACCAACAGCACCAACCAGTTTGGTTTTGGTGGATAATGGTATCAGCAAAGCTACCGATGGAGATATTATTTTAGGAGGAACATTAAACGAAGCAGCTACAGTAATTAAAACAGCAGGTGCATCGAACACCTTAGCAGTAGAAGGATTAATCGTTCCCACAGCAGCAAGCGAAGTGATGTATGCAGAAGGTGCAACCGGTGTTTTAAGAAAAGCTGTTCGTTCTATTGCAGTAGATGTTACAGCAAGCCAAACCGTAACTGCAATTGCAGGGTACAATAGTTTTGTACAAGAAATAACAATTTCAGCAACAATTGGTGCTTCTGAAGATATCGACATTACATTGCCAACACCTTCAGCAGATAACAAAGGTCAGGTTGTAAACGTTAAAATAGCAAATACTTCAGAACCAGATTACTATTTGAATATTCGCGAGACGGGTGGTACAACGCTTACTTATGGTAGTTTGCCGTATCAAGGTTGGATTGTAAAATCGAACGGCACCGCTTGGGAAGTTGTAGGTAGAAACTAA